The Acidobacteriota bacterium genome segment AGAGGTAAAAAACATCCGATCCTGCGCCGGGTTGAGTGACGCACTGAGATCAGATTTCTGGTCAGAAAACAAAACCGGCAAGGGTGGTGACCACTTTCCTCCGATCAGTTGCGAGGAAACCAGCGTCGTCGAACTGAAATCAGGCGCCGAGTAGGTAATAAAAAGCGTCTTTCCGTCCCGGCTGATATCAGAAAGTGAATTGTGAACTCCGGCCTGGTTGAGCCCGGAAATCACCCGCCCTGACTGAGATTCGGGCCTGAAATGACCGTTTTTTTGACCACCAGCACCCTGAGAGAAAGACGGAGGCGCACAAAACCAGACAATCCCCACCAGACACACAATGAGGGCACGCATTGGAAAACTTCCTATAAAGCGGCAGATCTCTACCGCCCAGCGAGCCATACACAAAAGCTCAATCTGGCCGAAAGGACTCCGCCTGGAGTAGCGGCCTGGTCGGCAAATGAAAAACGATATGGACGATGGAAGGGGGGAACCCGAAGGGAGGCGGCGGCAACGGCCTCCCGGTCAAACCATGGGTGAGACACAACGCGTAATCGAAGGGGCCTGGCCAAATCACAGTTACAGATCGGTTTCCGGTTCAGGTAATTTTCGGGTTTCCAATACATACAGTAACAATTGCCGGGCGACCGTAATCAATCGGGTTGAGTTCTTCCACCGTTCAATCAAGGCGTTCACTCGATCCTGGACTTGTTTATTGTTGTGCAATTGCAACTCAGTGTTCAGATACCGGATTTCCC includes the following:
- a CDS encoding PD40 domain-containing protein; this encodes MRALIVCLVGIVWFCAPPSFSQGAGGQKNGHFRPESQSGRVISGLNQAGVHNSLSDISRDGKTLFITYSAPDFSSTTLVSSQLIGGKWSPPLPVLFSDQKSDLSASLNPAQDRMFFTSQRPIPGKKNSDPWNLWVAQRKVNGWNAPNPVDEPVNSGQLECCVSAKAAGKLYFSSNRDGSWDIYCAELKGDSVGKVVKLAGDLNKYLTENFQTF